In Apium graveolens cultivar Ventura chromosome 10, ASM990537v1, whole genome shotgun sequence, the following are encoded in one genomic region:
- the LOC141690765 gene encoding uncharacterized protein LOC141690765 — protein sequence MVEQVARRRLDEGPSSSDADAEARRVHKIIRWMLSVLRDILDGLSDPIKAQSVERDEKAFELAEVKDDKKAQYVSYYLRDEASYWWESSKELLEGKFITWEKFSEKFLEKYLPSYMQDQLEMRFPNLRHEDMTVAEYEVKFLELARFAPE from the exons atggtggagcaggttgcccggaggaggTTAGATGAGGGACCATCTTccagtgatgctgatgctgaggcccggagaGTGCATAAGATCATTCGATGGATGTTGTCAGTGTTGAGGGATATTCTTGATG GATTGTCAGATCCCATTAAAGCTCAGTCGGTTGAGAGAGatgaaaaagcttttgagttagcagaagttaaggatgataagaagGCACAGTACGTGAGTTATTATCTTAGGGATGAGGCTAGTTATTGGTGGGAATCTTCTAAGGAGTTGCTCGAAGGAAAATTTATAACCTGGGAGAAGTTTTCGGAGAagtttttagagaagtatttgccaagttatatgcaagaccagttggaAATGAGATTTCCGAATCTTAGGCATGAAGACATGACCGTGgcggaatatgaagtgaagtttttgGAGTTAGCAAGGTTTGCGCCCGAGTAA